Sequence from the Wielerella bovis genome:
AGCAAATTTCGCGCCACGACCTGCGTCATTAACCAATTCAGGGAAAGCATTGGACAAACCACCCGCACCCACATCGTGAATGGAAATAATCGGATTTTTGTCCGCACCAAGTTGCCAGCAACGGTCAATTACTTCTTGGGCGCGGCGTTCAATTTCAGGGTTGCCACGCTGTACGGAATTGAAGTCCAAATCCGCGCTGTTGCTGCCTGTGTCCATAGACGATGCCGCACCACCACCTAAACCAATCAACATGCCCTTGCCGCCCAATTGGATTAACAATGCACCTTCGGGGATTTGCTGCTTGTGGGTTTGCTCGGCATTGATGTTGCCCAAGCCACCTGCAATCATAATCGGCTTGTGGTAGCCGCGTACGGTATCGCCCTGCTTTTCTTCAAACGTGCGGAAATAGCCCAACAAATTCGGGCGACCAAATTCGTTGTTGAACGCTGCGCCACCCAAAGGCCCATCAATCATGATGTCCAAAGGCGAGGCAATGTGTTCGGGTTTGCCGTAAGCCTGTTCCCATGGTTGTTTGAAATCGGGGATATTCAGATTGGAAACCGTGAAGCCCGTCAAACCAGCTTTGGGGCGTGAACCGCGACCTGTCGCACCTTCATCGCGGATTTCGCCACCCGCACCCGTTGCCGCACCTGCAAATGGAGCAATGGCTGTGGGGTGGTTGTGGGTTTCCACTTTCATAATGATGTGTGTATTTTCATCATGGAAATCATAGCTTTGAGATTTATCCGCATCGGGATAGAAACGCGCAATCTTCGCACCTTCAATCACGGACGAATTGTCTTTGTATGCCACAACTGTGCCATTGGGCGATTTTTCATGCGTGTCGCGTATCATGCGGAACAGGGATTTGTCTTGTTTTTCGCCATTCAAAATGAAATCGGCATTGAAAATTTTGTGGCGACAATGCTCGGAATTGGCTTGCGCAAACATCATCAATTCAACGTCAGACGGATTGCGTTGCAATTGTTGATAATTTTCAACAAGGTAATCAATTTCATCGGTCGACAATGCCAAGCCCATGGTTTTATTGGCTTGTTCCAAAGCTGCTTTGCCACCACCCAAAATATCAACGGTTTCAAAAGTTTGATTTTCGTGTTCAATGAACAATTTGGCGGCTGCCTGAAAATCGGGCAACACAGATTCGGTCATGCGGTCGTGCAATAAGCTTGCCCATTGTTGGCGTTGTTCATCATTCAAGCTGCCTGAAAGCGTTACCGCCATGCCGCGTTCAATGCGTTCAACACCCGAAATGCCGCAATTTTGTGCGATGTCGGTGGCTTTGCTCGCCCATGGGGAAATCGTGCCGATGCGCGGTGTAATCAGGAAAAAATGACCCGATGTTTCAGGTGTTTGGACGTGTTCAGCTGCCAGCAAAGCCTGCAATTTTTGCACAGTTTCATCGCTCAAAGCGGCTGGTGATGACACAAAATACCAAAATTCACTGGAAAATTGGCTTTCAGGCAGCCCCAAATTTTGGGCTTTTTGCAACAATTTTTCCACACGGAAAGGCGACAGCGCCGATGCGCCACGCAAAGCAGTAATGACAGACATGGTAGATATGACTCGTTAATGTATGAGGGTTAAAAAACGAAAATTTTAAGGTGGGAATTATACGCGAAATTTGTGTTTTTTTAATATGAATAAATATTTAAGGCAGCCTGAAAATAGGAAATAGGAGAAATATTCTTTACCATTTCCACATCATGTTCATGGTTTTTTTCTCCATTCAGGCTGCCTAGGCTTGTTATAATTTAATATTCATCATTATGCAGCCTGAAAAAAATATGATAAACGAACAAAAATTTACCGAAGAAAAAATTGTATGGGTCAAACAACATAGTCCGAAACATCTAACTTTTGCCATCACACGCCCCGAGAATTATCGTTTTGCTGCGGGGCAATTTTCGCGTTTAGGTTTTCGTGAAGGCGAGGGCTATATTTGGCGCGCGTATTCGATTACTTCTGCGGAATACGCGGAGGAGTTAGAATTTTTTGTGATTTTGATTGAAGATGGGGCAATGTCGCGTTATTTTGCACAGATTCAAGCGGGTAGTACGGTATTGTTGGATAAAACTGCGCAAGGTTTTTTCATGCCACAACGTTTTCCCGATGGACGCGATTTGATTATGTTGTCCACAGGTTCAGGGATTGCACCATTTTTGTCTATGTTACAGCAGCCTGAAATTTGGCAACGTTTTGATACTTTGGCATTAGTGCATAGTGTTTC
This genomic interval carries:
- a CDS encoding ferredoxin--NADP reductase, which encodes MINEQKFTEEKIVWVKQHSPKHLTFAITRPENYRFAAGQFSRLGFREGEGYIWRAYSITSAEYAEELEFFVILIEDGAMSRYFAQIQAGSTVLLDKTAQGFFMPQRFPDGRDLIMLSTGSGIAPFLSMLQQPEIWQRFDTLALVHSVSYRSDLIFNDFIAKLSEHPLVGEYIEKLRFVPITTRENDAETLHFRLPESLKNGSLAQALGLEFSREHSRFMICGNPEMVQDTFKTLLEQGFAMHRNKLAGQIILENGF